A stretch of Henckelia pumila isolate YLH828 chromosome 4, ASM3356847v2, whole genome shotgun sequence DNA encodes these proteins:
- the LOC140859937 gene encoding uncharacterized protein isoform X2, which yields MYHPLYNFPPTDQPQPQPQPQPQPIKKKRNQPGHPDPDAEVIALSPRTLMATNRFVCEICNKGFQRDQNLQLHRRGHNLPWKLKQRTSKEIRKKVYVCPESSCVHHEPSRALGDLTGIKKHFCRKHGEKKWKCEKCSKRYAVQSDWKAHSKICGTKEYRCDCGTIFSRRDSFITHRAFCDALAEENARNITIPFQGAGSGASSHHMNLQQIQSQLNNNTNETFPIKKEEQNFSMRPEIPPWLSCTSFLGPQPIDLMTSSTTTPSSSLFQDFQHSQNHHHHDQDQNQNPNPNPNPNPSNSMGPTPLPHYHHHHPLPPPSPHLSATALLQKAAQMGAKGISSNQCASPAGVFMRPHQAHMSAGDSSSGQNVTAGFGLNLSSRDEFISGLTSFGNKAAAMTGGGGASTGPGDTSITISNNTTNNIININNNPLSSASSSFLHEMIMNSHPSHVPLIGEEMNIAFGGILNYPFATKKLVRNGSGNEGGGGNDGLTRDFLGLRPLSRSELLSLTGFSNCMNSSADGNQTQKSWQG from the exons ATGTATCATCCACTCTATAATTTCCCTCCCACAGATCAACCACAGCCACAGCCACAGCCACAGCCACAACCAATCAAGAAAAAGAGAAACCAACCAGGCCATCCAG ACCCTGATGCAGAAGTGATAGCTTTGTCCCCGAGAACCCTTATGGCAACCAACAGATTTGTGTGTGAAATCTGCAACAAAGGTTTTCAAAGGGACCAAAACCTGCAGCTACACAGAAGAGGACACAATCTCCCATGGAAGCTGAAGCAGAGAACAAGCAAAGAGATAAGGAAAAAAGTGTATGTTTGCCCAGAAAGCAGCTGTGTCCACCATGAGCCATCGAGGGCATTGGGAGATTTGACGGGAATTAAGAAGCACTTTTGCAGAAAACATGGAGAGAAGAAATGGAAATGTGAGAAATGCTCCAAGAGGTATGCGGTTCAATCTGACTGGAAAGCACACTCAAAGATTTGTGGCACCAAAGAATACAGATGTGACTGTGGAACTATCTTCTCCAG GAGAGATAGCTTTATCACACACAGAGCTTTTTGTGATGCTCTAGCAGAAGAAAATGCAAGAAATATAACAATCCCATTTCAAGGCGCTGGGTCAGGAGCTTCTTCTCATCACATGAATCTCCAACAAATTCAATCCCAATTGAACAATAATACAAATGAGACATTTCCCATCAAGAAAGAGGAACAAAACTTCAGCATGAGGCCAGAGATCCCACCATGGCTATCTTGCACATCATTTCTTGGCCCACAGCCCATTGACCTCATGACCAGCAGTACCACCACTCCATCATCATCACTCTTTCAAGATTTTCAGCACAGCcagaatcatcatcatcatgatcaggatcagaatcagaatccaaatccaaatccaaaccCTAACCCTAGCAACAGCATGGGCCCCACCCCACTACCCCActaccaccaccaccacccccTACCACCCCCCTCTCCTCACCTCTCAGCAACTGCATTGCTGCAGAAAGCAGCTCAGATGGGCGCAAAAGGCATCAGCAGCAACCAATGTGCATCACCCGCGGGTGTGTTTATGAGGCCACACCAAGCTCACATGTCCGCTGGCGATTCTTCTTCTGGTCAAAATGTAACAGCTGGTTTTGGTTTAAACTTGTCTTCACGTGACGAGTTTATCAGTGGCTTGACTTCATTTGGGAATAAAGCTGCAGCAATGACAGGTGGTGGTGGTGCTAGTACAGGACCAGGTGACACTAGCATTACCATTAGCAACAACACCACCaacaatattattaatattaataataaccCTCTTTCTTCTGCGTCATCTTCTTTCCTCCATGAAATGATAATGAACAGCCACCCCAGCCATGTTCCTCTGATTGGCGAAGAAATGAATATTGCATTTGGTGGGATCTTGAATTATCCTTTCGCGACAAAGAAATTAGTTCGCAATGGTAGTGGAAATGAAGGTGGTGGTGGAAACGATGGATTGACGAGGGATTTCTTGGGACTGAGGCCTTTGTCTCGAAGTGAACTTCTGAGTTTGACTGGTTTCAGCAACTGCATGAACAGTAGTGCTGATGGAAATCAAACCCAGAAATCTTGGCAAGGTTAA
- the LOC140859937 gene encoding uncharacterized protein isoform X1 yields MKTLASIQQTPVEENMSNLTTASGEASVSSSNKNDNGGMYHPLYNFPPTDQPQPQPQPQPQPIKKKRNQPGHPDPDAEVIALSPRTLMATNRFVCEICNKGFQRDQNLQLHRRGHNLPWKLKQRTSKEIRKKVYVCPESSCVHHEPSRALGDLTGIKKHFCRKHGEKKWKCEKCSKRYAVQSDWKAHSKICGTKEYRCDCGTIFSRRDSFITHRAFCDALAEENARNITIPFQGAGSGASSHHMNLQQIQSQLNNNTNETFPIKKEEQNFSMRPEIPPWLSCTSFLGPQPIDLMTSSTTTPSSSLFQDFQHSQNHHHHDQDQNQNPNPNPNPNPSNSMGPTPLPHYHHHHPLPPPSPHLSATALLQKAAQMGAKGISSNQCASPAGVFMRPHQAHMSAGDSSSGQNVTAGFGLNLSSRDEFISGLTSFGNKAAAMTGGGGASTGPGDTSITISNNTTNNIININNNPLSSASSSFLHEMIMNSHPSHVPLIGEEMNIAFGGILNYPFATKKLVRNGSGNEGGGGNDGLTRDFLGLRPLSRSELLSLTGFSNCMNSSADGNQTQKSWQG; encoded by the exons ATGAAAACTTTAGCATCGATTCAACAAACTCCTGTGGAAGAAAACATGTCTAACTTGACTACTGCATCTGGTGAAGCTAGTGTTTCTTCGAGTAACAAGAACGACAATGGTGGAATGTATCATCCACTCTATAATTTCCCTCCCACAGATCAACCACAGCCACAGCCACAGCCACAGCCACAACCAATCAAGAAAAAGAGAAACCAACCAGGCCATCCAG ACCCTGATGCAGAAGTGATAGCTTTGTCCCCGAGAACCCTTATGGCAACCAACAGATTTGTGTGTGAAATCTGCAACAAAGGTTTTCAAAGGGACCAAAACCTGCAGCTACACAGAAGAGGACACAATCTCCCATGGAAGCTGAAGCAGAGAACAAGCAAAGAGATAAGGAAAAAAGTGTATGTTTGCCCAGAAAGCAGCTGTGTCCACCATGAGCCATCGAGGGCATTGGGAGATTTGACGGGAATTAAGAAGCACTTTTGCAGAAAACATGGAGAGAAGAAATGGAAATGTGAGAAATGCTCCAAGAGGTATGCGGTTCAATCTGACTGGAAAGCACACTCAAAGATTTGTGGCACCAAAGAATACAGATGTGACTGTGGAACTATCTTCTCCAG GAGAGATAGCTTTATCACACACAGAGCTTTTTGTGATGCTCTAGCAGAAGAAAATGCAAGAAATATAACAATCCCATTTCAAGGCGCTGGGTCAGGAGCTTCTTCTCATCACATGAATCTCCAACAAATTCAATCCCAATTGAACAATAATACAAATGAGACATTTCCCATCAAGAAAGAGGAACAAAACTTCAGCATGAGGCCAGAGATCCCACCATGGCTATCTTGCACATCATTTCTTGGCCCACAGCCCATTGACCTCATGACCAGCAGTACCACCACTCCATCATCATCACTCTTTCAAGATTTTCAGCACAGCcagaatcatcatcatcatgatcaggatcagaatcagaatccaaatccaaatccaaaccCTAACCCTAGCAACAGCATGGGCCCCACCCCACTACCCCActaccaccaccaccacccccTACCACCCCCCTCTCCTCACCTCTCAGCAACTGCATTGCTGCAGAAAGCAGCTCAGATGGGCGCAAAAGGCATCAGCAGCAACCAATGTGCATCACCCGCGGGTGTGTTTATGAGGCCACACCAAGCTCACATGTCCGCTGGCGATTCTTCTTCTGGTCAAAATGTAACAGCTGGTTTTGGTTTAAACTTGTCTTCACGTGACGAGTTTATCAGTGGCTTGACTTCATTTGGGAATAAAGCTGCAGCAATGACAGGTGGTGGTGGTGCTAGTACAGGACCAGGTGACACTAGCATTACCATTAGCAACAACACCACCaacaatattattaatattaataataaccCTCTTTCTTCTGCGTCATCTTCTTTCCTCCATGAAATGATAATGAACAGCCACCCCAGCCATGTTCCTCTGATTGGCGAAGAAATGAATATTGCATTTGGTGGGATCTTGAATTATCCTTTCGCGACAAAGAAATTAGTTCGCAATGGTAGTGGAAATGAAGGTGGTGGTGGAAACGATGGATTGACGAGGGATTTCTTGGGACTGAGGCCTTTGTCTCGAAGTGAACTTCTGAGTTTGACTGGTTTCAGCAACTGCATGAACAGTAGTGCTGATGGAAATCAAACCCAGAAATCTTGGCAAGGTTAA